The sequence below is a genomic window from Lemur catta isolate mLemCat1 chromosome 12, mLemCat1.pri, whole genome shotgun sequence.
tcttcACTTTCCCACCTTGTCAAAATGAGTATGAAGAACTATGACTTAATCTTTCTTTACACTTTAGAAAACACAATAAAGTAAAACACAGATCAAACTTTCCTGCACTGAACCACTATATACTTCTGTGCATTTTGGGGTCTGTCTAACTCATAAGTATTTCCAGAGCTCACTTTACCCCATAttaacgaaaaaaaaaaaaaaaaaagaaagaaaagaaacagaaaagaaacaaagcagtAGAAATAGTAACACATAAAGAACTGACGCTGAACACTGAAATAGATTTCAAgatgtgcacatgtacacaaacatatacatatatacaaagatGTGCCCAGACACAATGAGTTGTCTCAAGTTCTCATTTTAGAagtaaactattaatagatgGATAGTTCAAAAGCCAGAATCACTTGGAAtgttaaaatcatttataaatgttCACTTAAGGCAGCCACAGGATCAAGGGACCTACTATAGTCATTCTAATCATTATAAAATGACATCTAGGCATTTGGGTAAATCTAAGAATGCATTTGTTATAGTTCCAGACTGAAGTCATATCATAAATGCAAATGTTTATGAAGTTTATAATGCTTTATGAGTTAAGTgatacttttaaaactgaaatatatataaaacattcaaTGAATTTAACTTTCTAGAGAGAAGACTGTCTGTTGGTGGTTACAGGATACCACCAGCCATTTCACACAACCCAGACTATTGCTTACAAAATAGGtgtccccagtgtatattttgcagttttttgTACTATCATATTTGTGCATATAGATTTGTAGACTctcaaaataaatgtacaaatgtaTTTTCAAAGATACAAAAGAATGCTACCTAGATATCAAAACTAAACTGTATTTGAAATGTACCCGTAGTTACTATGATTCAGTTTTTCAATAAACTTAGTAAAACTGTagatatctattttttgtttctcataTCTGGTCTTTTCAAAACTTACAGCTCTGCAAGTCAATTGACAATGAAGTTCATCTCTATAAAATATAGAGAAGGAAGCACTTTCTTTTTGTCCAAAATATTGGCAAACTCATAGAAGATAACAAAAGTAAAACACTaatgtttaactttaaaaaaattaaaattttataaaatgtttgtaaAGTTCTAAAATAGGTGATTTTAATCTAACAACATGAAGCTTGTGATTTTACTAATTTCCAAGCAGCCAAAATATTCATACTGAGGCACTACTTAATTCCTTAAGAGTTTGGGTCAAAGAACTGTATCTACTTCTTTGTGGATTTCTGTCATATTCTCCATTCCTAGACACACTGCCATAGCCATACCAAACAATGCGCAAATTACTGTCTAAGAAAACTCAAATGCCCTCTTAGATAGGCATTTactatagtaataaaataaaacattgtactACTAAACCAAAAACATGTCAAATTTTTCTACAGGCTATGCAGAAAAGTGGAATCAATGATTTTCACAGGCTATGCAGAGGAGAGAGAGTTGATCCAGGGAGGTCATAGTACTAAAAGTCTGAACATATTAGGCCTTTTATAAAGCTTTTCGTAAATCACCATAGAAGTTGGCTAAAGTGCTCGCCATAGCTGTATCTACCGCAGACTGAGGAATCATCCCACGCAGATCTGTCTGAATATAACCAGTCAAAAGACTCTGGTTTGGATTGTCTTTGAGGGGAACGCAAAACCAACCACAAGGATGGTTATATCCTCGAACAAATTCTGGTCTCTTTTCACTCCAATCAAGACTTACCCCTacaagacaatttaaaaataacacttttaataG
It includes:
- the STARD4 gene encoding stAR-related lipid transfer protein 4 isoform X2 — encoded protein: MTSLDILEHLEENCCVMRYTTAGQLWNIISPREFIDFSYTVDYKEGLLSCGVSLDWSEKRPEFVRGYNHPCGWFCVPLKDNPNQSLLTGYIQTDLRGMIPQSAVDTAMASTLANFYGDLRKAL